From one Pseudomonas sp. B21-048 genomic stretch:
- a CDS encoding metal ABC transporter solute-binding protein, Zn/Mn family, with protein MHPYYSFVANIVGDRAEVVALIPAEANPHNYQPQPDDITRAMNIDVLVVNGIGHDEWAFQIIKAAGRGATLPIIQANASVALIPIGGDQGGAKVVNPHTFVSTTAAIQQIFEITRRLARSRPSSR; from the coding sequence CTGCATCCCTACTACAGCTTCGTGGCAAACATCGTCGGTGATCGGGCGGAGGTCGTTGCGCTCATCCCGGCGGAGGCGAATCCGCACAACTACCAGCCGCAGCCCGATGACATCACCCGCGCGATGAATATCGATGTTCTGGTGGTCAACGGCATCGGACATGATGAATGGGCCTTTCAGATCATCAAGGCCGCCGGCCGCGGGGCGACCCTGCCGATCATCCAGGCCAATGCCTCGGTTGCCCTCATTCCCATCGGCGGCGATCAGGGCGGCGCCAAGGTGGTCAATCCGCATACCTTCGTATCCACCACGGCAGCGATACAACAGATCTTCGAGATCACTCGCCGGTTGGCGCGATCGCGGCCTTCCAGTCGATGA
- the antA gene encoding anthranilate 1,2-dioxygenase large subunit, whose translation MNSTRSIAQWQDYIQGCLDFRPAEGIYRIARDMFTEPELFDLEMELIFEKNWIYACHESEIANPNDFLTMRAGRQPMIITRDGNNQLHALINACQHRGATLTRVSKGNQSTFTCPFHAWCYKSDGRLVKVKAPGEYPEGFDKATRGLKKARIESYKGFVFISLDVNGSDSLQDYLGDAKVFFDMMVAQSPTGELEILPGKSTYSYDGNWKLQHENGLDGYHVSTVHYNYVSTVQHRQQVNAANGGGSSTLDYSKLGAGDAETDDGWFSFKNGHSLLFSDMPNPTVRAGYASVMPRLVEEYGQQQAEWMMHRLRNLNIYPSLFFMDQISSQLRIVRPVAWNKTEITSQCIGVKGESDADRENRIRQFEDFFNVSGMGTPDDLVEFREAQRGFQARLERWNEVSRGSEKWVEGPTPNSEALGINPVLTGTEFTHEGLYINQHGSWQRFLLQGLEQKALKLKEV comes from the coding sequence ATGAACAGCACTAGAAGCATTGCGCAGTGGCAAGACTACATTCAGGGCTGCCTGGATTTCCGTCCGGCTGAAGGCATTTACCGCATCGCCCGTGACATGTTCACAGAGCCGGAACTGTTCGACCTGGAGATGGAACTGATCTTCGAGAAGAACTGGATCTACGCCTGCCACGAGAGTGAAATCGCCAACCCCAATGATTTCCTGACGATGCGTGCGGGTCGTCAGCCCATGATCATCACCCGCGATGGCAACAATCAGCTGCACGCGCTAATCAACGCGTGCCAGCATCGTGGCGCGACGCTGACTCGCGTCAGCAAAGGTAACCAGTCCACCTTCACCTGCCCGTTCCATGCCTGGTGCTACAAAAGTGACGGCCGCCTGGTCAAAGTCAAGGCCCCGGGGGAATACCCGGAAGGCTTCGACAAGGCCACTCGCGGCCTGAAGAAAGCCCGGATCGAGAGCTACAAGGGCTTCGTCTTCATTAGTCTGGACGTCAACGGCAGCGACTCGCTGCAAGACTACCTCGGCGATGCCAAAGTGTTCTTCGACATGATGGTCGCGCAGTCTCCTACCGGCGAGTTGGAGATACTGCCCGGCAAGTCGACCTATAGCTACGACGGCAACTGGAAACTGCAGCACGAAAATGGTCTGGACGGTTATCACGTCAGCACCGTGCACTACAACTATGTCTCCACGGTACAGCATCGCCAGCAAGTCAATGCCGCCAATGGCGGCGGCTCCAGCACACTGGACTACAGCAAACTGGGCGCCGGTGATGCAGAAACCGACGACGGCTGGTTCTCGTTCAAGAATGGTCACAGCCTCTTGTTCAGCGACATGCCCAACCCGACCGTGCGCGCCGGTTATGCCAGCGTCATGCCGCGCCTGGTGGAGGAATACGGCCAGCAGCAGGCTGAGTGGATGATGCACCGTCTGCGCAACCTCAACATCTACCCCAGTCTGTTCTTCATGGATCAGATCAGCTCGCAGCTACGTATCGTGCGCCCGGTAGCCTGGAACAAGACAGAAATCACCAGCCAGTGCATTGGCGTGAAAGGTGAGTCCGATGCGGACCGGGAAAACCGCATTCGCCAGTTCGAAGACTTCTTCAACGTTTCAGGCATGGGCACTCCCGACGACCTGGTGGAGTTTCGCGAAGCCCAACGCGGATTCCAGGCCCGCCTCGAGCGCTGGAACGAAGTATCGCGCGGCAGTGAAAAATGGGTCGAAGGCCCCACTCCCAACAGCGAGGCTCTGGGCATCAACCCGGTACTGACCGGCACCGAGTTCACCCATGAGGGGCTCTACATTAATCAGCACGGTTCCTGGCAGCGCTTCCTTCTGCAAGGCCTGGAACAAAAAGCCCTGAAGTTGAAGGAGGTGTGA
- the antB gene encoding anthranilate 1,2-dioxygenase small subunit, whose protein sequence is MSALQHSVEQFLYRKSELCDQQDWDAYIALFDEQSEFHLPQWESEHVYTTDPKRSMSLIYYSNRSGLEDRVFRLRTGKSAASNPMPRTLHQISNVRIKELDHGLLEVKAAWVTLYTRQGLSEQFYGHVTYHLKAVADSWKITRKHIVLLNDTINSVLDFYHL, encoded by the coding sequence ATGAGCGCACTACAACATTCCGTCGAGCAGTTCCTTTACCGTAAATCCGAGCTGTGCGATCAGCAGGATTGGGATGCCTACATCGCCCTCTTCGATGAGCAGAGTGAATTCCACCTGCCGCAATGGGAGTCGGAGCATGTGTACACCACCGACCCCAAGCGCAGCATGTCGCTGATTTACTACTCCAACCGCTCCGGCCTTGAAGACCGGGTGTTTCGCCTGCGCACCGGTAAGTCGGCGGCCTCAAACCCGATGCCGCGCACCCTGCATCAAATCAGCAACGTGCGAATCAAGGAACTCGATCATGGCTTGCTTGAAGTCAAGGCAGCCTGGGTCACCCTTTATACCCGACAGGGGTTGTCCGAGCAGTTCTACGGTCATGTGACTTACCACCTTAAAGCCGTCGCAGACAGCTGGAAGATCACTCGCAAGCACATCGTGTTGCTCAACGACACCATCAACTCAGTGCTTGATTTCTATCACCTGTGA
- the antC gene encoding anthranilate 1,2-dioxygenase electron transfer component AntC, which produces MNHKVAFSFADGKTSFFEVKTNELLLDAALRNGVNIPLDCREGVCGTCQGRCESGQFTQDYVDEEALSEHDLAQRKMLSCQTRVQSDASFYFDFDSSLCNAGATQLLQAVITRVEQVSATTAILHIDASASPLQLDFLPGQYARLHVPGTCEWRSYSFANRPNPTNQLQFLIRLLPDGVMSNFIREHCQPGQIIELEAPLGSFYLRQVTKPLVLVAGGTGLSAFLGMLDNIAEKGGCGHPIQLFYGVTQDNDLCETQRLAGYRERISDFDYHLIVSKPSEQWKGKTGWIPDHFDRNAFEADPFDIYLCGPPPMVEAVKTWFNEQQIERFQMFYEKFIESNSKH; this is translated from the coding sequence ATGAACCATAAAGTCGCTTTCAGCTTCGCCGACGGCAAGACCTCATTCTTCGAGGTCAAGACAAACGAGTTGTTGCTCGACGCTGCGCTACGCAATGGCGTGAACATCCCGCTGGACTGTCGCGAAGGTGTCTGCGGCACCTGCCAGGGGCGCTGCGAATCAGGTCAATTCACTCAAGACTACGTCGATGAAGAGGCATTATCCGAACACGATCTGGCGCAACGCAAGATGCTCTCCTGCCAGACCCGGGTGCAATCGGATGCCTCGTTCTATTTCGACTTCGATTCGAGCTTGTGCAACGCTGGGGCAACCCAATTATTGCAAGCGGTGATTACCCGTGTGGAGCAGGTTTCAGCCACTACCGCGATACTTCATATCGACGCTAGCGCCAGCCCGCTGCAACTGGATTTTCTCCCAGGGCAATACGCACGATTGCATGTACCTGGAACCTGTGAGTGGCGCTCCTACTCTTTCGCCAATCGGCCCAATCCCACTAACCAGCTTCAGTTTCTCATCCGGCTCCTGCCTGATGGCGTGATGAGTAATTTCATCCGTGAACATTGCCAACCCGGTCAAATCATCGAGCTCGAGGCCCCTCTGGGTAGTTTTTATCTACGCCAAGTGACCAAGCCTCTGGTACTGGTGGCAGGAGGAACCGGCCTGTCGGCTTTCCTCGGGATGCTGGATAACATCGCGGAAAAGGGTGGCTGCGGACACCCGATCCAGCTGTTCTATGGTGTCACGCAGGACAATGACCTCTGCGAAACCCAGCGGTTGGCGGGCTATCGCGAACGTATCTCTGATTTCGACTACCACCTTATCGTGTCGAAGCCATCAGAGCAGTGGAAAGGGAAAACTGGATGGATTCCTGATCACTTTGATCGGAATGCGTTTGAGGCTGATCCATTCGACATTTATCTGTGCGGCCCTCCTCCCATGGTCGAAGCGGTCAAGACCTGGTTCAACGAGCAGCAAATCGAAAGATTCCAGATGTTTTACGAGAAGTTCATCGAGAGCAATTCAAAGCATTAA
- a CDS encoding amidase gives MSTIDRVTSHSIAQLQQALDAGSLTSEALVRAQLARIEHFDEQLNAYVEAYPTRALNAAIAADRQRAAGIRLGPLHGIPLAIKDLFEIEGQAITGGSLAQAPRVSKLTATAVQRLERAGAIILGKTHTVEFAFGGWGTNAVMGTPWNPWDRNVHHAPGGSSSGSAVAVASGLASAALGTDTGGSVRIPAGMCGLVGLKTTRGLISRHGLIELCPSLDSVGPITHTVEDAAWMLDALLGPDPLDPVSAQAPVFNAAAGLNQSVAGLRIWVLPQAERAHVAPGVLKAYDLGLEQLAALGMQLIEQPLPTSLEQCMRIAGGLMSAEGYASLGSLFERDDLRFDPHVQRRVLSGRAIDAASYIQLHNQRRAARHAMQQAMTNIDACAFPTNAIGSVPLDEVDEYGTPLALLGRFANLLNLCSVALPIGFDEKRMPVSMQIVGRAFAEPLILRIGHAYQQVSDWHTLRPEGWELADNAVA, from the coding sequence ATGAGCACCATAGATCGAGTTACTTCCCACAGCATTGCCCAGTTGCAGCAGGCGCTGGATGCGGGATCGCTGACTAGCGAAGCGCTGGTTCGTGCGCAACTGGCGCGCATCGAGCATTTCGACGAGCAGCTCAATGCCTATGTCGAGGCCTATCCCACGCGAGCTCTCAATGCGGCCATCGCCGCGGATCGTCAACGTGCGGCTGGCATACGCCTGGGACCGCTGCATGGCATTCCGCTGGCGATCAAGGATTTGTTCGAGATCGAGGGCCAGGCCATCACAGGTGGGTCATTGGCACAGGCACCGCGTGTTTCGAAGTTGACCGCCACCGCAGTGCAACGCCTGGAGCGTGCCGGAGCAATCATTCTTGGCAAGACCCACACCGTCGAATTCGCTTTCGGTGGCTGGGGCACCAACGCGGTGATGGGCACGCCGTGGAACCCGTGGGACCGCAACGTGCATCATGCTCCGGGTGGCTCAAGCAGCGGCTCGGCAGTGGCCGTGGCCAGTGGGTTGGCAAGCGCTGCGTTGGGCACCGACACCGGTGGTTCGGTGCGAATTCCGGCGGGCATGTGCGGCTTGGTCGGGCTGAAAACCACGCGTGGGCTTATCAGTCGCCATGGCTTGATCGAACTGTGTCCGTCGCTGGATTCGGTGGGCCCTATCACCCACACAGTTGAAGATGCCGCGTGGATGCTGGATGCACTGCTGGGCCCGGACCCGCTGGATCCGGTTTCGGCCCAGGCGCCTGTATTCAACGCCGCTGCCGGTCTCAATCAGTCGGTAGCCGGTTTGCGCATCTGGGTGTTGCCACAGGCCGAACGAGCGCATGTCGCTCCCGGGGTGCTGAAGGCTTACGATTTGGGGCTCGAGCAACTGGCCGCCTTGGGGATGCAACTGATCGAGCAACCGCTACCCACGTCGTTGGAGCAGTGTATGCGCATCGCGGGTGGGCTGATGAGCGCCGAAGGTTATGCCAGTCTGGGTAGCTTGTTCGAGCGCGACGATCTGCGTTTTGACCCCCATGTTCAACGTCGCGTCCTCAGTGGTCGCGCCATCGACGCAGCGTCGTATATCCAGTTGCACAATCAGCGCCGCGCCGCTCGGCACGCCATGCAGCAGGCCATGACGAACATAGACGCCTGCGCTTTCCCGACTAATGCTATCGGCAGTGTGCCGTTGGATGAGGTCGATGAATATGGCACGCCACTGGCCCTGTTGGGGCGGTTCGCCAACTTGCTGAACCTGTGTTCGGTGGCGTTGCCCATCGGGTTCGATGAAAAGCGCATGCCGGTTTCGATGCAGATTGTGGGGCGGGCATTCGCCGAACCGCTCATTCTGCGCATCGGCCATGCCTATCAACAGGTCAGCGATTGGCACACGCTACGGCCTGAGGGTTGGGAGCTGGCAGATAACGCGGTTGCGTGA
- a CDS encoding amino acid ABC transporter permease, translating into MISFFQQYPEYWSDWIARLLLGARISAELSLMGFALAAILGALLAWAMRSPNVLLKRSAAYFIQSMRAVPLLALLLALYFALPSLGLTLSGYWAGVIGLGLQGAAYVAEILRGSLDSLHRGQREAAIATGLTPLKAFTSVILPQAIRGMLPPLLNAYVSILKDSSLCALIATDELMLAARAIASETFLPMHVFLLVGLFYFVIAFPLSMLSRVLEKHFSRGRKTLRG; encoded by the coding sequence ATGATCAGTTTTTTTCAGCAATACCCAGAGTACTGGAGCGACTGGATCGCTCGCCTGTTGCTCGGTGCACGGATCAGCGCCGAGTTGTCCTTGATGGGGTTCGCTCTGGCGGCCATATTGGGTGCGCTGTTGGCCTGGGCGATGAGAAGCCCCAATGTCCTCCTGAAACGGTCGGCCGCGTACTTTATTCAGAGCATGCGCGCCGTACCTCTTTTGGCGCTATTGCTGGCCCTGTATTTCGCGTTACCCAGCCTGGGGCTGACGTTGTCTGGCTATTGGGCCGGGGTCATTGGCCTGGGTTTGCAGGGCGCCGCTTACGTCGCGGAAATCCTGCGTGGCAGCCTGGATTCGCTGCATCGCGGCCAGCGCGAGGCCGCCATCGCCACCGGACTGACACCGTTGAAAGCGTTTACGTCAGTCATCTTGCCGCAAGCGATTCGCGGCATGTTGCCGCCACTGCTTAACGCCTATGTGTCGATCCTCAAGGACAGCTCATTGTGCGCCCTGATCGCTACCGATGAGCTGATGCTGGCGGCGCGGGCCATCGCTTCGGAAACCTTCCTGCCCATGCATGTCTTTCTGTTGGTAGGGCTGTTCTATTTTGTTATCGCTTTCCCTCTTTCAATGCTGTCGCGTGTGCTTGAAAAGCACTTTTCACGCGGGCGCAAAACCCTGCGAGGTTGA
- a CDS encoding amino acid ABC transporter permease codes for MANFEVFLGLLPLLLKGALTALEIALCSLLLASAGGIVLAVLLTFGRSRVLHGAIGCFIEWMRNVPALAHLFLIYFGLSYLGINLPAWLAAIVGLSLVGSAVLADIFRSGLQSLHVGQYEAGLAVGLSRMQILRCILLPQALRVTLPAFANYVTQLVKDTSIASAIAVPEIMFLARNLVTSTFQTSLIYLAVMCIYAAMILPIGVGFIRLERHFGSAR; via the coding sequence ATGGCGAACTTCGAGGTTTTTCTCGGGCTACTGCCTCTGTTGTTGAAAGGCGCACTCACCGCCCTGGAAATCGCGCTGTGTTCCTTGTTGCTGGCGAGTGCCGGCGGAATAGTCCTGGCGGTGTTGCTGACGTTCGGTCGGTCACGGGTGTTGCATGGGGCGATCGGCTGTTTCATTGAATGGATGCGCAATGTTCCCGCGCTGGCGCATCTGTTCCTGATCTATTTCGGTCTTTCCTATCTTGGCATCAATTTGCCCGCGTGGCTGGCCGCTATCGTTGGCTTGAGTCTGGTGGGCAGCGCGGTGTTGGCCGATATTTTCCGTAGCGGCTTGCAGTCGCTGCATGTCGGTCAGTATGAAGCCGGGCTGGCTGTCGGCCTGAGCCGGATGCAGATTCTGCGTTGCATCCTCTTGCCCCAGGCCCTGCGCGTTACGTTGCCGGCGTTCGCCAACTACGTCACGCAACTGGTCAAGGACACGTCCATCGCCTCGGCCATCGCCGTGCCGGAAATCATGTTTCTGGCGCGCAATCTGGTGACCTCCACCTTCCAGACTTCACTGATCTATTTGGCTGTGATGTGCATCTACGCCGCGATGATTTTGCCGATCGGTGTGGGATTCATTCGGCTCGAACGCCATTTTGGGAGCGCGCGATGA
- a CDS encoding amino acid ABC transporter ATP-binding protein has translation MSTPSEPALLRVHDLHKSYGDLEVLKGINLELKAGETLSLIGPSGSGKSTCLRCINYLEKPTRGDIWLGDELIGQIKDGKRIRLMSDREMAPQRREIAMVFQLFYLWPHLSVRDNVALGPIKAQGMPRKQAYELADAMLEKVHLRHKAEVYPEQLSGGQQQRVAIARALAQQPKVILFDEPTSALDPELVGEVLAVIRELAQEGRTMIMVTHEVRFARDVADRVIFMDGGHIVEQGPSAQVIDNPSHERTRSFLGRMAMEGA, from the coding sequence ATGTCGACCCCCTCCGAACCTGCGTTGCTGCGAGTGCATGACCTGCACAAAAGTTATGGTGATCTGGAAGTACTCAAGGGTATCAACCTGGAATTGAAAGCCGGTGAAACCCTGTCGTTGATCGGCCCCAGCGGGTCGGGAAAGTCCACTTGCCTGCGTTGCATCAACTATCTGGAAAAACCCACTCGAGGCGATATCTGGCTGGGCGACGAGTTGATCGGGCAGATCAAGGACGGTAAACGCATACGTCTGATGAGTGATCGGGAAATGGCTCCGCAGCGACGCGAGATCGCGATGGTGTTCCAGCTCTTCTACCTCTGGCCACATTTGAGCGTACGCGACAACGTCGCGCTGGGGCCGATCAAGGCACAGGGTATGCCGCGCAAGCAGGCCTATGAGCTGGCGGATGCCATGCTGGAAAAAGTCCATCTGCGGCACAAGGCCGAAGTCTATCCCGAGCAATTGTCCGGTGGGCAGCAACAGCGGGTCGCTATCGCCCGCGCGTTGGCTCAACAACCTAAAGTCATTCTGTTCGACGAACCGACTTCGGCGCTGGACCCCGAACTGGTAGGTGAAGTACTGGCCGTGATTCGTGAGTTGGCGCAAGAGGGCCGCACCATGATCATGGTGACCCACGAAGTGCGATTCGCTCGGGATGTGGCGGATCGGGTGATCTTCATGGACGGCGGACACATTGTCGAGCAAGGGCCTTCGGCGCAGGTAATCGACAACCCAAGCCATGAGCGCACCCGTAGTTTTCTTGGGCGCATGGCCATGGAGGGCGCTTGA
- a CDS encoding ABC transporter substrate-binding protein encodes MKKPNVQRIAGIYAGLLVSMLASVPAFALETVEPGSLTIAFSGDMPGTGYQDSRMVGYDGEILQQISEKLGLKVKPALMDWAGTIASVQAKRVDIMAGTMGWTEQRAKIMTVSDPIHYFKNGITQTDKTNWSSLKDLQGKKVGTITGFSFIPEMRKIEGLQVALYDTSDAAVRDLLAGRIDAVIGDPPVMQYAIFRNEQWHLHFNAFTDNDPNFPLLTGLGQVVYGFNKGANPQLVAAVNEQIQSLWKSCEMRKIGARYGLTQDVWYVPEGRDLRLGVDRPADWKLPGCK; translated from the coding sequence ATGAAGAAGCCCAACGTTCAACGTATTGCCGGTATCTATGCGGGTCTGCTGGTCTCCATGCTGGCCTCGGTACCGGCATTCGCACTGGAAACGGTAGAGCCGGGAAGCCTGACAATTGCGTTCAGTGGCGATATGCCGGGGACCGGTTATCAAGACAGTCGAATGGTCGGCTACGACGGTGAAATCCTTCAACAAATTTCTGAGAAGCTGGGTTTGAAAGTTAAACCTGCGTTGATGGACTGGGCCGGCACCATCGCCTCGGTGCAGGCCAAACGCGTGGATATCATGGCCGGCACCATGGGCTGGACCGAGCAGCGCGCGAAGATCATGACCGTGAGCGACCCGATTCACTATTTCAAGAACGGCATCACCCAAACCGACAAGACCAACTGGAGCAGCCTCAAAGATTTGCAGGGCAAGAAGGTCGGCACTATCACGGGTTTCTCGTTCATCCCTGAGATGCGCAAGATCGAGGGGTTACAAGTGGCGTTGTACGACACATCCGATGCCGCGGTGCGCGATCTCCTCGCCGGGCGCATCGATGCAGTGATCGGCGATCCTCCGGTCATGCAATACGCCATTTTCCGCAACGAGCAGTGGCACCTGCACTTCAACGCTTTCACCGACAACGATCCGAATTTCCCTCTGCTGACGGGGCTGGGCCAGGTGGTGTACGGCTTCAATAAAGGGGCCAACCCGCAGCTGGTGGCGGCCGTGAACGAGCAGATCCAGTCTCTCTGGAAAAGCTGTGAAATGCGCAAGATCGGTGCCCGCTACGGTCTGACCCAGGATGTCTGGTATGTGCCGGAAGGCAGGGACCTGAGGCTGGGTGTCGACCGCCCGGCGGACTGGAAACTGCCCGGCTGCAAGTAA
- a CDS encoding GlxA family transcriptional regulator: protein MIEHLRHFRDVLPRASSESLVEGLDKGQARHPPSRRGATELSIGIVLWPRFPLLSLSGLTDALRHAADTGDQSRPIRCQWKVLGTLGQRVISSCGLDVPIDTELTHPHQFDYIVVIGGLLDSLEAAPKTYPAFLHQAAAANVPLIGLCTGSFVLARHGLMEGRTACVHAYHCDDWKRLFPRLRFVSNSDFLIDKDRITCAGGISVIELAIHLIGLHCGPDRAGKVVHQMTVAKSSSGSFVDRRKALGYASASNRRLHEAVMLMEKHMTEPLDIDSIASLVGTSKRQLERLFVAETSNTPAQFYRQVRLRFGRWLLISSDRQIGEIAFECGFADAPHFIRHFQNMFGMSPGKLRKELNRHGISHPEAVPNQ from the coding sequence ATGATTGAACATTTGCGACATTTCAGAGATGTACTGCCCAGGGCCTCCAGCGAAAGCCTCGTGGAAGGTCTTGATAAGGGTCAGGCACGACATCCGCCAAGCCGACGCGGCGCCACCGAGTTGTCTATTGGCATTGTGTTGTGGCCGCGCTTCCCCTTGCTGTCACTGTCAGGGCTGACCGATGCGCTGCGACATGCCGCCGATACGGGTGATCAGAGCCGTCCGATACGCTGCCAATGGAAAGTACTGGGTACCCTTGGGCAAAGAGTCATTTCCAGCTGTGGACTGGATGTGCCTATCGACACTGAGCTCACCCATCCTCATCAATTTGATTACATCGTGGTGATTGGTGGGCTGCTTGATTCCCTTGAGGCAGCACCAAAGACGTATCCGGCATTTCTGCATCAGGCAGCAGCCGCTAACGTGCCGTTGATCGGTCTATGCACGGGCAGCTTCGTGCTCGCTCGACATGGCTTGATGGAGGGACGTACCGCTTGCGTACATGCCTACCATTGCGACGACTGGAAACGTCTGTTCCCCAGATTGCGCTTTGTCAGCAACAGTGACTTCCTCATCGACAAGGATCGGATCACCTGCGCAGGCGGTATCTCGGTGATTGAGTTGGCCATTCATCTAATTGGGCTACATTGCGGCCCGGATCGGGCCGGCAAAGTTGTTCATCAGATGACGGTCGCAAAAAGCAGCTCCGGCAGTTTCGTCGACCGGCGAAAGGCACTTGGCTACGCCAGCGCTTCGAACAGGCGTCTGCACGAAGCCGTGATGCTGATGGAAAAGCACATGACCGAACCTCTGGACATTGACTCAATCGCAAGCCTTGTCGGTACCAGTAAACGGCAACTTGAGCGGCTGTTTGTCGCCGAAACCAGTAACACTCCAGCCCAATTCTATCGTCAGGTTCGACTCAGGTTTGGCCGATGGCTTCTCATCAGCTCGGATCGACAAATAGGCGAAATCGCTTTCGAATGCGGGTTCGCCGATGCCCCTCATTTCATTCGACATTTTCAGAATATGTTTGGCATGTCTCCCGGAAAACTGCGCAAAGAGTTGAACCGCCACGGTATAAGTCACCCGGAGGCGGTGCCGAATCAGTAA
- a CDS encoding glyoxylate/hydroxypyruvate reductase A produces the protein MNPPIPFLAAPDYPATQQWIAALQEAMPGERIVTFSQLNDADKAACTLAIVANPNPADLKQLPQLRWVHSVWAGVERLVADLKQTQAELRIVRLIDPQLAETMAEAVLAWTLYLHRDMPSYIRQQRQKRWQPLPAVRAQERTVGLLGMGVLGEAAAQRLHAANFKVRGWSRERKSLANVECFAGAAELQSMLAATDILICLLPLTEHTTGLLNAQTLGWLPAGASLINFARGPIIDDAALSSALDSGHIGHAVLDVFAVEPLPQDQWQWTHPQVLVLPHCSAPTHHQTASAIVASNIQAFRSSGLIPASVNTQAGY, from the coding sequence ATGAATCCGCCGATTCCGTTTCTCGCTGCGCCTGACTATCCGGCGACGCAACAATGGATCGCAGCCCTGCAAGAGGCGATGCCTGGCGAACGTATTGTCACGTTCAGCCAACTCAATGATGCTGATAAAGCCGCGTGCACCCTGGCCATCGTGGCCAATCCCAACCCCGCGGACTTGAAGCAGTTGCCGCAGTTGCGCTGGGTACACAGCGTCTGGGCGGGCGTCGAACGCCTTGTTGCCGACCTGAAGCAGACTCAGGCTGAACTGAGGATCGTCCGCCTGATCGACCCGCAACTCGCCGAAACCATGGCCGAAGCCGTACTGGCCTGGACGCTGTATCTGCATCGCGACATGCCCAGCTATATCCGTCAGCAACGGCAGAAACGTTGGCAGCCACTGCCTGCCGTGCGCGCTCAAGAGCGGACGGTCGGCTTGCTTGGCATGGGCGTGCTGGGCGAAGCGGCCGCACAGCGTTTGCATGCAGCGAACTTCAAGGTCAGAGGCTGGAGTCGCGAGCGCAAGTCACTGGCGAATGTCGAGTGCTTCGCCGGCGCTGCAGAATTGCAATCGATGCTCGCCGCGACCGACATCCTGATCTGCCTGCTGCCATTGACCGAGCACACCACCGGGTTGCTCAACGCTCAAACCCTCGGCTGGTTACCGGCGGGCGCGAGCCTGATCAATTTTGCCAGAGGGCCGATCATCGATGACGCAGCGCTGTCGAGCGCACTGGACAGCGGCCATATTGGCCATGCGGTGCTGGACGTCTTTGCCGTCGAACCCTTACCCCAAGACCAATGGCAGTGGACGCACCCACAGGTGTTGGTGCTGCCACATTGTTCCGCACCGACCCATCATCAAACCGCATCAGCCATCGTCGCATCCAACATTCAGGCATTTCGCAGCAGCGGTTTGATCCCGGCAAGCGTCAATACGCAAGCAGGTTACTGA
- a CDS encoding VOC family protein produces the protein MQSIFHLAYHVRDLDESRHFYCTLLGCKEGRSTETWVDIDFFGHQLSLHLGEPFTVTNTGRVGEHWVPMPHLGVILAMPDWQALADRLVEAGLAFVMAPSIRFAGQPGEQATMFFLDPAGNPIEVKGFADLQQVYAI, from the coding sequence ATGCAGTCAATTTTTCACCTGGCTTATCACGTTCGCGACCTTGATGAATCGCGTCATTTCTACTGCACGTTGTTGGGGTGCAAGGAAGGGCGGAGTACCGAGACCTGGGTCGATATTGATTTTTTTGGTCACCAGCTCTCATTGCACCTTGGCGAGCCTTTCACCGTGACCAACACCGGACGCGTCGGCGAACATTGGGTACCGATGCCACACCTGGGGGTGATTCTCGCAATGCCCGACTGGCAGGCGCTGGCTGATCGACTGGTCGAGGCGGGGCTTGCATTTGTCATGGCGCCGAGCATTCGTTTTGCCGGCCAACCGGGCGAGCAGGCGACGATGTTTTTCCTCGACCCGGCTGGAAACCCGATTGAAGTGAAAGGCTTCGCGGATCTGCAGCAGGTGTATGCCATATGA